In a genomic window of Azotosporobacter soli:
- the ggt gene encoding gamma-glutamyltransferase, translating to MKHNKIVSLLCLAAILMTLICPLGGIVEAASFRPEKRTDGMVLSTQKIANEIGMKVLQDGGNAIDAAVAVGYALAVVHPVAGNLGGGGFAVIHLKSGEDAVLDFREMAPGKASRDMYLDASGNPVPKASTDGYLAAGVPGTVAGMSALLQRYGTKSLKELIEPSIPYAENGFAISARQAETFVEHASRLKQYASSRSYFLKADGSTYKEGELLIQKDLARTLRAIAAGGPDAFYKGEIADRIAADMAANGGIISKDDLAKYKAIWREPVRGDYRGYQIISMSPPSSGGTHIIQMLNTLEGYDLKAMGHNSSAAVNVIAEAMRRAYADRSEFMGDPDFVNVPVKGLTSKGYAAEIRAKIEQGKATPSSEVRPGNPQIHEGTNTTHYSVVDKQGNAVSVTYTINDYYGSAAAIAGAGFLLNNEMDDFSIKAGVPNLYGLVGGDANAIAPYKRPLSSMSPTIVTKDGQLVLVVGSPGGSRIITTVLQVILNVIDFDMNIREAVDAPRIHMQWLPDEIRIEKNGLNQDVINKLTEMGYKIAPKAPMGDVNAIMIDQQKHIMYGASDPRNEF from the coding sequence TTGAAACATAACAAGATTGTCTCCTTACTCTGTCTGGCTGCCATTCTCATGACGCTGATCTGCCCGCTTGGCGGCATCGTCGAGGCCGCATCATTCCGACCGGAAAAACGGACGGATGGCATGGTGTTAAGCACGCAAAAAATTGCCAACGAAATCGGCATGAAGGTCCTGCAAGACGGCGGCAATGCGATTGATGCCGCGGTGGCTGTCGGCTACGCGTTGGCGGTCGTTCACCCTGTCGCCGGAAATCTCGGCGGCGGCGGCTTTGCCGTGATTCATCTAAAATCCGGTGAGGATGCCGTTTTGGATTTTCGTGAAATGGCTCCCGGCAAAGCAAGCCGCGACATGTACCTCGATGCCAGCGGCAACCCGGTTCCGAAAGCCAGCACCGACGGATACCTGGCCGCCGGCGTTCCCGGCACCGTCGCCGGCATGAGCGCTCTCCTGCAGCGCTACGGCACCAAGTCGTTAAAAGAACTGATCGAACCGTCAATCCCCTACGCGGAAAACGGCTTCGCAATCAGTGCCCGGCAAGCGGAAACCTTTGTCGAGCATGCATCCCGTCTGAAACAGTACGCTTCCAGCCGCAGCTATTTCCTTAAAGCGGACGGTTCCACCTACAAAGAAGGCGAACTCCTGATTCAAAAGGACCTGGCCCGCACGCTGCGCGCGATTGCCGCAGGCGGTCCTGACGCCTTTTACAAAGGCGAAATCGCCGACCGGATCGCCGCGGACATGGCCGCCAACGGCGGCATCATCAGCAAAGATGACCTCGCCAAATACAAGGCCATCTGGCGCGAACCGGTACGAGGCGATTATCGCGGCTATCAGATCATCTCGATGTCTCCGCCCAGCTCCGGCGGCACGCACATCATCCAAATGCTCAATACCCTCGAGGGTTACGACCTGAAAGCCATGGGTCATAATTCCTCCGCCGCCGTCAACGTCATCGCCGAAGCGATGCGCCGCGCCTATGCGGACCGCTCCGAATTCATGGGCGACCCGGACTTCGTCAACGTTCCCGTCAAAGGACTGACCTCCAAAGGCTATGCGGCAGAAATCCGCGCTAAAATCGAACAGGGCAAAGCAACGCCTTCCAGCGAAGTCCGCCCCGGCAATCCCCAGATTCATGAAGGCACAAATACCACGCACTATTCGGTCGTCGACAAACAGGGCAACGCCGTTTCGGTCACCTATACGATCAATGACTATTACGGCAGCGCCGCAGCGATCGCCGGTGCGGGATTTTTGCTAAACAACGAGATGGATGACTTCTCGATTAAGGCTGGCGTCCCTAACTTATACGGTCTGGTCGGCGGCGATGCCAACGCAATCGCGCCGTACAAACGTCCGCTCAGTTCGATGTCGCCGACCATCGTCACCAAAGACGGCCAGCTGGTTTTGGTCGTCGGCAGCCCCGGCGGCTCCCGGATCATCACCACCGTACTGCAGGTCATCCTCAATGTGATCGATTTTGACATGAACATCCGCGAAGCGGTCGATGCGCCGCGCATCCACATGCAGTGGCTGCCGGATGAAATCCGCATCGAAAAGAACGGTCTGAACCAGGACGTCATCAACAAACTGACTGAGATGGGTTACAAGATCGCTCCTAAAGCGCCGATGGGCGACGTCAATGCGATCATGATCGATCAGCAAAAACATATTATGTACGGCGCCAGCGATCCGCGCAATGAATTTTAA
- a CDS encoding GNAT family N-acetyltransferase, whose amino-acid sequence MIRKAVSADIMNVMKIIEETIVEMHSYGNTQWDEHYPQEKDFLHDMQRGDLYLSEREEKIVGFACINTIESAEYNSLPWSLQETAMILHRMAVAPARRRSGVGLELMNFAEERALENNMRYLKTDTYSINIKMNALFVKCGYQRIGEMKFPSKEKPFYCYEKVLRRVR is encoded by the coding sequence ATGATCCGAAAAGCCGTTTCTGCAGATATAATGAATGTCATGAAAATCATCGAAGAGACCATTGTTGAAATGCATTCGTACGGCAACACGCAGTGGGATGAACATTATCCCCAAGAGAAAGACTTCTTGCATGATATGCAACGCGGTGATCTTTATCTAAGCGAACGCGAAGAAAAGATAGTCGGCTTTGCCTGCATTAATACAATCGAGTCAGCCGAATATAACAGCTTACCTTGGTCGCTGCAGGAGACGGCTATGATTCTCCACCGTATGGCGGTGGCCCCGGCTCGCCGTAGAAGTGGAGTGGGTCTGGAGCTAATGAACTTTGCCGAGGAACGTGCACTTGAAAATAATATGCGCTATTTAAAAACCGATACCTATTCCATCAATATAAAGATGAATGCCCTCTTCGTAAAATGCGGCTATCAACGGATTGGCGAAATGAAATTCCCAAGTAAAGAGAAGCCTTTCTACTGCTATGAAAAAGTATTGCGTAGAGTCAGGTAA
- a CDS encoding ATP-binding cassette domain-containing protein encodes MIRIEHLCKRFDGQTVLKDVNAVIEKGEIISIIGPSGTGKSTLLRCLNLLEVPDGGAIFIDGTPLLAKTTDVARVRQKMGMVFQSFNLYAHLSVLDNLTLGPIKLLKKSKAAAQERALQLLELVGLGEKADSFPDELSGGQKQRVAIARCLAMEPEVLLFDEPTSALDPTMVSEVLAVIRRLAKEGMTMLIVTHEMEFARNISSRVLYMDEGVIYEQGTAQQIFDAPEKEKTKSFINRIRSFQYSISSAQYDLYAMNAEIESFCEKHLLGKEVCRNALLVVEEALSLQQDFADILLSLAYSEKSGSLECRIESKGAPFALLQKGIRSDDLALTLLEKLCETLQYQYEDGKNVLRAVLKGRQ; translated from the coding sequence ATGATCAGAATCGAACATCTTTGCAAACGCTTCGATGGACAGACCGTGCTGAAAGACGTGAACGCAGTCATCGAGAAGGGGGAGATCATCTCCATCATCGGGCCGTCCGGCACTGGCAAGAGCACGCTGCTGCGCTGCCTGAATCTGCTGGAAGTCCCGGATGGCGGCGCGATCTTTATTGACGGGACGCCGCTGCTCGCCAAAACGACCGACGTCGCGCGCGTGCGGCAAAAAATGGGCATGGTGTTCCAGTCGTTCAACCTGTACGCGCATCTTTCGGTGCTGGATAACCTCACGCTCGGGCCGATCAAGCTGCTGAAAAAAAGCAAAGCTGCAGCGCAAGAAAGAGCGCTGCAGCTTTTAGAGCTGGTGGGACTTGGCGAAAAAGCGGACAGTTTTCCCGATGAGCTTTCCGGCGGACAGAAGCAGCGCGTGGCGATCGCACGCTGTCTGGCGATGGAGCCGGAAGTGCTGCTCTTTGACGAGCCGACGTCCGCACTCGACCCGACGATGGTGAGCGAGGTTCTGGCGGTCATCCGGCGTCTGGCGAAAGAGGGCATGACGATGCTGATCGTCACGCACGAGATGGAATTTGCCCGCAATATTTCAAGCCGCGTTCTTTATATGGATGAAGGCGTCATTTATGAGCAGGGAACGGCGCAGCAAATTTTTGACGCGCCGGAAAAGGAAAAAACAAAATCATTTATCAACCGGATACGCAGCTTTCAGTATTCTATCAGCAGCGCGCAGTACGATCTGTATGCGATGAATGCTGAGATCGAAAGCTTCTGCGAAAAACATCTGCTGGGCAAAGAGGTTTGCCGCAATGCGCTCTTGGTCGTTGAAGAAGCGTTAAGCCTGCAGCAGGATTTCGCGGACATCCTGCTCAGTCTTGCCTATTCGGAAAAAAGCGGCAGCCTGGAATGCCGAATCGAAAGCAAAGGCGCGCCGTTCGCGCTTTTGCAAAAAGGAATACGTTCGGATGACCTCGCGCTGACGCTGTTGGAAAAACTCTGCGAAACGCTGCAATATCAGTATGAAGACGGCAAGAATGTGCTGCGGGCGGTGCTGAAGGGGCGGCAGTGA
- a CDS encoding ABC transporter substrate-binding protein/permease, translated as MKKKTGLLLLLLMFLLTLVGCGAPKDEATQRSGAKLATLEDLKDKRIGILLGSVHDAYVAKTFPDATVLQYKSPSDLVLAVKTGKVDAAFYTHETLLEILRGDDEIGFLAERIFSVPIGMGFKKGNDELRGQFDLFLRQLKESGVFDDMVRRWILDGTTQMPDIENPKTNGVLTVGIVSDKGMPFTIVKDNRMIGFDVEMAQRFAAYLGKELKLSDMEFGALIPAVSGNKIDQITSTLMITQERKKQIDFSEPYYELGASAFALKKNLAQAQGETNAAVAVSGWQSLADSFHNNIIREKRYLLLLDGLQTTLVLSVSSSFFGTVLGALICFMRMRKNRLVCSSAKVYIALMRGTPVLVLLMLIFYVAFASVDVNPLIAAVLAFALNFAAYVSEMFRTSIESVDKGQTEAGLAGGFSRLQTFVYIVMPQALRQVMPVYKGEFISLVKMTSVVGYIALQDLTKASDIIRSRTFDAFFPIVMVAVLYFIVSWSLALALDYAGAKLDPKQQRKTRRDAL; from the coding sequence ATGAAGAAAAAGACAGGGTTGCTGTTGTTGCTGCTAATGTTTTTATTGACGCTAGTGGGCTGCGGCGCGCCAAAGGACGAGGCGACGCAGCGAAGCGGCGCGAAACTGGCGACGCTGGAAGACTTGAAGGACAAGCGCATCGGCATCTTGCTCGGTTCCGTTCATGATGCATACGTTGCCAAGACGTTTCCCGACGCGACGGTGCTTCAATATAAGAGTCCGTCCGATCTGGTGCTGGCGGTAAAGACCGGCAAGGTGGACGCCGCCTTTTATACGCATGAGACGCTGCTCGAAATATTGCGCGGCGATGACGAGATCGGCTTCCTGGCGGAACGGATCTTTTCGGTGCCGATCGGCATGGGCTTTAAGAAGGGCAATGACGAATTGCGCGGCCAGTTCGATCTCTTCTTGCGGCAACTGAAAGAAAGCGGCGTCTTTGACGATATGGTCAGGCGCTGGATACTGGATGGAACGACGCAGATGCCGGACATTGAGAATCCGAAGACGAACGGCGTCTTGACGGTCGGCATCGTAAGCGACAAGGGCATGCCTTTTACGATCGTCAAAGACAACCGGATGATCGGTTTTGACGTGGAGATGGCGCAGCGTTTTGCCGCCTATCTCGGCAAAGAACTCAAACTTTCCGATATGGAGTTCGGCGCGCTGATTCCTGCGGTCTCCGGCAATAAGATCGACCAGATCACCAGCACGCTGATGATCACGCAAGAGCGCAAAAAGCAGATCGATTTTTCCGAACCGTACTACGAACTGGGCGCAAGCGCCTTTGCGTTGAAGAAAAATCTTGCGCAGGCGCAAGGCGAAACGAATGCGGCAGTCGCAGTAAGCGGCTGGCAGTCTCTTGCCGACAGTTTTCACAACAATATCATCCGTGAAAAACGATATCTGCTGCTGCTCGACGGCCTGCAGACGACGCTTGTGCTGTCGGTTAGCTCTTCTTTTTTCGGCACGGTGCTCGGTGCGCTGATCTGCTTTATGCGCATGCGGAAAAACAGACTTGTCTGCAGCAGTGCCAAAGTCTATATCGCGCTGATGCGCGGAACACCGGTGCTGGTGCTTCTGATGCTGATCTTTTACGTCGCGTTTGCAAGCGTTGATGTCAATCCGCTTATCGCGGCGGTGCTGGCGTTCGCGTTGAATTTCGCCGCCTATGTCTCGGAGATGTTCCGCACGTCGATCGAAAGCGTGGACAAAGGCCAGACGGAAGCGGGGCTGGCGGGCGGCTTTTCAAGACTGCAGACGTTCGTCTACATCGTCATGCCGCAGGCGCTGCGCCAGGTGATGCCGGTCTATAAGGGCGAGTTCATCTCGCTTGTGAAGATGACTTCGGTCGTCGGTTATATCGCGCTGCAGGATCTGACGAAAGCGAGCGATATCATCCGCAGCCGCACGTTCGACGCATTCTTCCCGATCGTCATGGTGGCGGTGCTCTACTTTATCGTCTCCTGGTCGCTGGCGCTGGCGCTCGATTATGCCGGAGCGAAGCTTGACCCGAAACAACAACGCAAGACAAGGCGGGACGCATTATGA
- a CDS encoding methyl-accepting chemotaxis protein encodes MFDYVRGAKQRGQSDSLRMLSEGLEKLCAGEKGVEFGLSEADPLFPIACLVKQLSANATKQAEEQESMNAKLSMDLNQSVFLALASGDKLNEVAEQFEQQAESIQQIAGVVTHLTQSVCDLADSAAQTSEQTKTGEDSMQQVSSRVETLFTETEKAQGQLGVMTQRVNELLAATAHIDNLVAVVSNVSGQTNLLALNAAIEAARAGEQGRGFAVVADEVRKLAEQSSQSVAEITHHLTSIRKEVENINNNFHEMDSSFVQNFAAVNTANQSVKNLQHAFSQIGVAVHNLAPVIEEQTSTFEEITATVEEASARSTQINEATQVCNQDLRGVLNSLNKLRSDISASGIRFTSTEIIELAKTDHMLWKANVKYMLRGLVTLEEEKVKDHHICRLGKWYFGSGQQSCGHLEAFKELDRVHAQFHQSCAAAIRLYQQRDLNGARLSVRGIEELSAEVLNMLETIKRSVATEKR; translated from the coding sequence ATGTTTGATTACGTCAGAGGTGCAAAACAGCGAGGTCAGAGCGACAGTTTGCGTATGCTTAGCGAAGGCCTGGAAAAACTTTGCGCCGGAGAAAAAGGCGTGGAGTTTGGCCTGTCGGAAGCAGATCCGCTTTTTCCGATCGCCTGTTTGGTAAAGCAACTGTCGGCAAATGCAACGAAACAAGCCGAAGAACAAGAAAGCATGAACGCCAAACTGTCGATGGATCTCAACCAGAGTGTGTTTCTTGCTTTGGCAAGCGGCGATAAACTGAATGAGGTTGCGGAGCAGTTTGAACAGCAGGCGGAAAGCATTCAACAAATCGCCGGCGTCGTAACGCATCTTACGCAGTCGGTTTGTGATTTGGCCGATTCTGCCGCGCAAACTTCGGAACAAACAAAGACGGGCGAAGACTCGATGCAACAAGTAAGTTCGCGGGTGGAAACACTGTTTACGGAAACCGAGAAAGCGCAAGGGCAGCTGGGCGTGATGACGCAACGCGTCAACGAATTGTTGGCGGCCACGGCGCATATCGATAATCTTGTCGCCGTCGTCAGCAACGTTTCGGGACAAACCAATTTATTGGCTCTTAATGCGGCGATTGAAGCGGCGCGAGCGGGTGAGCAGGGGCGCGGTTTTGCCGTGGTGGCCGATGAGGTGCGCAAGCTGGCGGAACAATCGAGCCAGTCCGTAGCGGAAATCACCCATCATCTTACTTCGATTCGTAAAGAAGTCGAAAACATCAACAATAATTTCCACGAAATGGACAGCTCGTTTGTCCAAAACTTTGCGGCGGTGAATACGGCCAACCAAAGTGTGAAAAACCTTCAACATGCTTTTTCGCAAATCGGAGTCGCAGTGCATAACCTGGCGCCGGTAATAGAAGAGCAGACGTCTACGTTTGAAGAAATAACGGCCACGGTGGAAGAAGCGTCGGCGCGATCCACGCAGATCAATGAGGCCACCCAAGTTTGCAACCAGGACTTGCGCGGCGTATTGAACAGCTTAAATAAATTGCGTAGCGACATAAGTGCGTCCGGCATCCGATTTACGTCGACGGAAATCATCGAGTTGGCCAAAACGGATCATATGCTCTGGAAGGCCAATGTCAAATATATGTTGCGTGGCCTTGTGACGTTGGAAGAAGAAAAGGTAAAAGACCACCATATTTGCCGTCTGGGAAAATGGTATTTCGGCAGCGGTCAGCAAAGCTGCGGTCATCTGGAGGCGTTCAAGGAATTAGACCGGGTTCACGCACAGTTTCATCAGAGTTGTGCGGCCGCGATTCGCCTCTATCAGCAACGCGATTTGAACGGAGCCAGACTGTCTGTGAGGGGAATTGAAGAACTGTCTGCAGAAGTACTGAATATGTTGGAGACGATAAAACGAAGCGTTGCTACCGAAAAAAGATAA
- a CDS encoding PLP-dependent aminotransferase family protein, which yields MKRAYEEIAADIEKRIQEGRFKPRERLPSVRELCASYRVSQNTAVKAYEVLKSKHLVYSVPQSGCYVLENRRKLEQTERSVIDFARGNPMLGKIHTPDIKHCLDRAIDICNENSAEWHEMYGAPSLRKLLPKYLADFQVFASPENIFVNLGVQQALTLLTHMSFPNQKDTILIEQPTFRYYNWFLKSSGVKVIGIQRDASGIDIATLERLFKNEKIKFFYTVPNSHNPLGTCYSREQRKAIARLAEKYDVYIVEDDYFGDIRFGNHGDALYSYGDQQHHIYLKSFIKIIPWLRIGITVIPTQLLSIFSEQVKQSYFHSYFSPSLVSQATLEIYIRSNVLKKHIAAMKKELAPRLNCLRLRFAEAKQYGAAWIGGESGFYSYLELPENVNEKQFVEILKKRDVIVTPGNECFIENCRQQSGIRLSVARTTAEEIDRGISILYEELRTWKTK from the coding sequence ATGAAGCGAGCATATGAAGAAATCGCTGCGGATATCGAGAAAAGAATACAGGAGGGGCGATTTAAGCCGCGCGAACGACTACCTTCGGTACGTGAATTGTGCGCTTCCTACCGGGTGAGTCAAAATACCGCAGTAAAAGCGTATGAGGTTTTGAAAAGCAAGCACTTGGTCTATTCCGTTCCGCAAAGCGGTTGCTATGTTCTCGAAAATAGGCGCAAGCTGGAACAAACGGAGCGCAGTGTAATTGATTTTGCCAGAGGCAATCCGATGCTGGGGAAAATACATACGCCCGACATAAAGCACTGTCTTGACCGGGCGATTGATATTTGCAATGAAAATAGTGCGGAGTGGCATGAAATGTACGGCGCACCGTCGCTGCGCAAATTGCTGCCCAAATATCTTGCTGATTTTCAAGTCTTTGCGTCGCCGGAAAACATCTTTGTTAATCTTGGCGTGCAGCAAGCGCTGACTCTTTTAACGCATATGTCGTTTCCAAATCAAAAGGATACTATATTGATTGAGCAGCCTACTTTTCGTTATTACAACTGGTTTTTAAAAAGCAGCGGCGTCAAAGTAATCGGCATACAGCGTGACGCAAGCGGCATTGACATCGCTACGTTGGAGCGACTGTTCAAAAATGAAAAGATCAAGTTTTTTTATACGGTTCCCAACAGTCATAATCCGCTGGGGACTTGCTACTCAAGGGAGCAGCGCAAGGCAATCGCACGTCTGGCGGAAAAATATGACGTATATATTGTAGAAGACGATTATTTTGGTGATATCCGCTTTGGCAATCACGGCGACGCCCTATATTCGTATGGCGACCAGCAGCACCATATTTATCTGAAGAGCTTTATTAAAATAATACCCTGGTTGCGAATCGGGATTACGGTTATTCCGACGCAACTGCTGTCCATATTTTCGGAACAGGTGAAGCAGTCCTATTTTCACTCGTACTTTTCACCGTCGTTGGTCTCACAAGCGACCTTGGAAATCTATATCCGCAGCAACGTGTTGAAAAAGCATATTGCCGCAATGAAAAAAGAACTGGCGCCCAGGTTAAACTGTCTTAGACTTCGTTTTGCGGAAGCTAAGCAATATGGCGCAGCGTGGATTGGCGGAGAAAGCGGCTTTTATTCGTATTTAGAACTGCCGGAGAACGTGAATGAAAAGCAGTTTGTCGAAATCTTGAAGAAGCGAGACGTCATAGTGACGCCTGGGAACGAATGCTTTATCGAAAATTGCCGACAGCAAAGCGGCATTCGTCTCAGCGTGGCACGGACAACAGCGGAAGAAATTGACAGGGGCATTTCCATTTTGTATGAGGAGCTTCGTACTTGGAAAACGAAGTGA
- a CDS encoding RMD1 family protein translates to MALASFKAAALTNEIGLNKLAAHFGIDRRFTWEDSLLLTASSLRGILREPADKSVHVYPFGAIVFVNCQHHEIMDLIRYFSQVEKSLAHVQQLDHSDEYEIQVSNQEPPGISNDYLITEAEQPYHRDIVATVLAKSVAVERIEAEVDILVDEIEEIVANLRQGRLSVSDDQLAKVSARILGFKLAAVSYIMLLDKPKITWNNEAANALFDELCTLFELTGRYEIMRHKTEMLMDITQVFADLAHAKRGNRLEWAIIVLIAIEIVLALIEMFVKR, encoded by the coding sequence ATGGCTTTAGCCAGCTTTAAGGCAGCCGCGTTGACCAATGAAATCGGCTTAAATAAATTAGCAGCCCATTTCGGCATTGACCGACGTTTCACCTGGGAAGATTCGCTGTTGCTGACGGCGAGCTCACTCCGCGGCATCCTGCGCGAACCGGCGGATAAATCCGTTCATGTTTATCCGTTCGGCGCGATTGTCTTCGTAAATTGCCAGCACCATGAGATCATGGATTTGATCCGCTATTTCTCTCAGGTGGAAAAATCCCTGGCGCATGTGCAGCAGTTGGATCACAGCGACGAATATGAAATCCAGGTCAGTAACCAAGAGCCGCCAGGCATCAGCAATGATTATCTGATTACCGAGGCGGAACAGCCCTATCACCGCGACATTGTCGCCACGGTATTGGCAAAATCGGTGGCGGTGGAGCGAATCGAAGCGGAAGTCGATATTCTGGTCGATGAAATCGAAGAAATCGTCGCGAACTTGCGCCAGGGTCGGCTTAGCGTGTCCGATGACCAGTTGGCCAAAGTATCGGCCCGCATCTTAGGCTTTAAACTGGCCGCCGTATCCTATATCATGCTGTTGGACAAGCCGAAAATCACCTGGAACAATGAAGCAGCCAACGCCCTGTTTGACGAGCTGTGCACGCTATTCGAACTGACCGGCCGTTATGAAATCATGCGCCATAAGACCGAAATGCTGATGGACATCACGCAGGTCTTTGCCGACTTGGCGCACGCAAAACGCGGCAACCGGCTGGAATGGGCGATCATCGTACTGATCGCGATCGAAATCGTTCTGGCGCTGATTGAAATGTTTGTAAAACGCTAA
- a CDS encoding HsmA family protein, translating into MLMTAIIFISLAGLFYTIAVMAEKAQRILRHWHVALFWLGFVCDTIGTTTMGKIAGGIQANFHGITGIIALLLMIVHTIWATWVLTSKNHRLQLSFHKFSVIVWAIWLIPMASGLLFGMAQVD; encoded by the coding sequence ATGTTGATGACGGCCATTATCTTTATCAGTCTGGCCGGACTGTTTTATACCATCGCCGTAATGGCGGAAAAGGCGCAACGAATATTAAGGCACTGGCATGTCGCGTTGTTTTGGCTCGGCTTTGTCTGTGACACAATCGGCACGACAACGATGGGCAAGATCGCCGGCGGCATCCAGGCAAACTTTCACGGCATCACCGGTATAATCGCACTGCTCTTGATGATCGTTCACACGATCTGGGCCACCTGGGTGCTGACCTCAAAGAACCATAGGCTGCAACTCAGCTTTCACAAATTCAGCGTCATCGTCTGGGCCATCTGGCTGATTCCGATGGCTTCCGGCCTCTTGTTCGGTATGGCGCAAGTTGACTAA
- a CDS encoding DUF4386 domain-containing protein gives MKELSQRTVAITAGIAFFLMTIAALFAYGFALGHLIAPGDATATVNQIMASPMLLRLTVCSFLIVLLCDVVVAWALYLFLRPVNENLALLMAWLRLMYAAMLGIAMFNLLKVLLIVSDADYLTLFTSKALQAQVFLFLKAFMMEWSAGLLIFGVHLFLLGYLVLKAGYIPKILGGLLIIGAFCYVTTNFANLLWSDYEHYKATLELLLSLPMALGELSFAFWLLFKGGKAVA, from the coding sequence ATGAAAGAATTATCGCAGCGTACAGTTGCAATAACGGCAGGGATTGCATTTTTTCTGATGACGATAGCGGCCCTCTTTGCATACGGATTTGCGCTCGGCCATCTTATTGCGCCGGGCGATGCAACAGCGACAGTCAATCAAATCATGGCTTCGCCAATGCTCCTTCGTTTAACGGTTTGCAGTTTTCTGATCGTGCTTCTTTGTGATGTCGTAGTGGCGTGGGCGCTTTATCTTTTTCTCAGGCCGGTCAATGAGAATTTGGCGTTGCTGATGGCCTGGCTTCGATTGATGTATGCAGCGATGTTAGGAATTGCTATGTTCAATTTGCTTAAAGTGCTGCTGATTGTAAGCGATGCCGACTACTTGACGCTATTTACCAGCAAAGCGCTGCAGGCGCAGGTTTTTTTATTTCTTAAAGCGTTTATGATGGAATGGTCTGCCGGCTTACTTATTTTCGGCGTGCATCTTTTTTTACTCGGTTATTTAGTTCTTAAAGCGGGCTACATTCCTAAAATTTTAGGCGGCTTATTGATAATAGGCGCTTTCTGTTATGTAACAACTAATTTTGCGAATCTACTTTGGTCTGACTATGAACATTACAAAGCAACGCTTGAATTGCTGCTTAGCCTGCCGATGGCGCTCGGAGAATTGTCCTTTGCATTTTGGCTTTTGTTTAAAGGCGGTAAAGCGGTGGCTTGA
- a CDS encoding MFS transporter, with product MNAAYTYTPGGIAMSYPRILLNVSHILIDGLFDSVPLLLSFIALSFAASEKEVGFAVSLAILFTTLCGLFSKFFSRHFSLFRAISLIVLLDGIGFFLAAFSASIQLAGFCFIIAIAGYCAFHNIAFSHLSATTPRRTLGQTIGNFTALGDLGRIPLASLAAFIAAIPVFGFAGWRFICLVYGIVALLFAVFLFLLGANQEKPPVLLATDRDQHLPAFSLLRNRQHALPISASICDAFASDHLFTFLPYLLFAKGIAPTVIGTFAMAFTCGCLLGKIACGRLVDRFGTRKVFVLSELLMLFLLTLLLVSTQLFIIIGASLLLGVVTKGTVPVIQSILGESIREKHLYDDIFPLNTFFRGSTNMLTPLLFGCIAASFGINWIYALMGLAAFCAALPILFLPSSHPNEIESLQRKNSPPAL from the coding sequence ATGAATGCAGCTTACACTTATACACCGGGAGGAATCGCTATGTCATACCCTCGCATTTTGCTCAACGTCTCGCACATCCTCATCGACGGCCTGTTCGACAGCGTTCCTTTGCTGCTTTCTTTCATCGCTCTCTCCTTCGCCGCCAGCGAAAAAGAAGTGGGCTTTGCCGTATCGCTTGCCATTTTATTCACTACACTCTGCGGACTGTTCAGCAAGTTTTTCTCGCGTCATTTTAGTTTGTTCCGCGCGATAAGCCTCATCGTTTTACTCGACGGCATCGGTTTTTTTCTGGCCGCTTTTTCCGCATCAATTCAGCTCGCCGGTTTTTGTTTTATCATCGCAATTGCCGGTTATTGCGCCTTTCACAACATTGCCTTTTCTCATCTTAGCGCAACGACGCCCCGCCGCACTTTAGGTCAAACAATCGGAAATTTCACCGCGCTCGGAGATCTTGGACGCATCCCCCTTGCTTCATTAGCCGCCTTCATAGCCGCCATTCCGGTCTTCGGCTTTGCTGGCTGGCGCTTCATTTGCCTGGTCTATGGAATAGTCGCGCTGCTGTTCGCGGTTTTTCTTTTCTTGCTCGGCGCAAACCAGGAAAAACCGCCCGTCCTTTTAGCAACGGACAGAGATCAGCATCTCCCTGCTTTTTCGCTCTTACGCAACCGTCAACATGCACTGCCCATAAGCGCCAGCATCTGCGACGCATTTGCCAGTGATCATCTCTTTACCTTTCTGCCCTATCTTCTCTTCGCCAAGGGAATTGCCCCGACAGTCATCGGCACCTTTGCCATGGCTTTCACCTGCGGCTGTTTACTCGGCAAAATCGCTTGCGGACGTTTAGTTGATCGCTTTGGTACGCGAAAAGTATTTGTCCTATCCGAATTGTTGATGCTATTTTTGCTGACGCTGCTGCTTGTCAGCACGCAACTGTTTATCATTATTGGCGCATCGCTGCTGTTGGGGGTCGTAACCAAAGGAACTGTTCCTGTAATCCAGTCTATCCTAGGCGAGTCCATTCGCGAAAAACATCTTTATGATGACATTTTTCCGCTCAACACTTTTTTCCGTGGCAGCACAAATATGCTTACGCCGTTACTCTTCGGCTGCATCGCAGCAAGCTTCGGCATAAACTGGATTTACGCATTGATGGGCCTTGCCGCCTTCTGCGCCGCACTCCCCATTCTGTTCCTGCCTTCGTCACACCCCAACGAAATTGAAAGTCTGCAAAGAAAAAACAGTCCTCCTGCATTATAA